The following are encoded in a window of Synechocystis sp. PCC 6714 genomic DNA:
- a CDS encoding SDR family oxidoreductase, with translation MSTSAFPRTVLVTGVTGRTGSLVFQKLQAQPEYFTVRGLGRSPEKQQQVLGEQSTCFVGDIRKPETLVEPLRGCDVLVILTSAIPVVVGQPEPGQRPPLGFLTGEMPEDVDYHGQVNQIEAAKVAGVEHIILVGSMGGTNPDHMLNKIGDGNILLWKRKAEQYLIDSGIDYTIIRAGGLLDQPGGKRELLVGKDDQLLIDPPEGIPTSIPRADIAELVVRAIIEPQARNKAFDVISKPEADTTATVTRDFAGLFSQTMPGL, from the coding sequence ATGTCCACTTCTGCCTTTCCCAGAACCGTTTTAGTCACTGGTGTTACTGGACGTACAGGTTCATTGGTGTTCCAAAAATTACAGGCTCAGCCGGAATATTTTACTGTCAGAGGATTGGGGAGATCACCGGAGAAACAGCAACAGGTGCTTGGGGAGCAATCGACGTGTTTTGTAGGAGATATACGCAAACCAGAAACTTTAGTCGAGCCTCTGCGGGGCTGTGATGTTTTGGTAATTTTAACCAGTGCGATTCCTGTGGTGGTTGGACAACCAGAACCTGGGCAACGTCCTCCCCTTGGGTTTTTGACGGGAGAGATGCCGGAGGATGTCGATTATCATGGTCAGGTGAATCAAATTGAAGCGGCTAAGGTGGCTGGAGTCGAGCATATTATTCTGGTGGGTTCGATGGGAGGAACCAATCCAGATCACATGCTAAATAAGATTGGTGATGGCAATATCTTGCTCTGGAAACGCAAGGCTGAGCAATACTTGATTGATTCTGGTATCGATTACACGATTATTCGGGCAGGGGGTTTATTGGATCAGCCTGGGGGTAAGCGAGAGCTTTTGGTGGGGAAGGACGATCAATTACTAATTGATCCACCGGAGGGTATTCCGACTTCTATTCCCCGTGCTGATATTGCCGAATTAGTGGTACGGGCAATTATTGAACCTCAAGCCCGTAACAAAGCTTTTGATGTGATTTCCAAGCCAGAAGCCGATACTACGGCCACTGTTACGAGGGATTTTGCTGGCCTTTTTTCCCAGACAATGCCGGGATTGTAA
- a CDS encoding YafY family protein codes for MTAQNVLSPRQLERLLAIDEYIRSPIRYTAKVIAEKLSVAERTIRLDFAFLRDRFNAPIQFNQSKGYYYSDNTWRLPTIPLTQGELFALTLGARALEAYSGSAYEAELQSSIKQLAARLPQKIWVDLERLVDERIHFQPGAELLNLDPDIYQVLHEAWRSSRSLWMRYYTAGRNEESERIVDPYYLDIYRGSNPYLVAFCHNRQAFREFRLDRIREYRILDEHFEPDPSFDWKKYSQNAFQVEKGDRLHKVVIDFASRAAPYIREREWHPSQRIDEHPNESLTLYLEVGGLQEVKRWVLGYGKDALAKSPPELVKLLQEETEAMARQNEIGGWE; via the coding sequence ATGACGGCTCAAAATGTACTTTCCCCTCGACAGCTTGAACGACTACTAGCAATTGATGAATATATTCGCTCACCTATTCGATATACAGCAAAAGTAATTGCTGAAAAGTTAAGTGTAGCGGAAAGAACGATTCGTCTCGACTTTGCTTTTTTAAGAGATAGATTTAATGCTCCTATTCAATTCAATCAGTCTAAAGGCTACTACTATTCAGATAATACTTGGCGTTTACCAACAATCCCTTTGACCCAAGGGGAATTATTTGCTTTGACGTTGGGTGCAAGGGCATTAGAAGCTTATTCTGGGTCTGCCTATGAAGCAGAATTACAATCGTCCATTAAGCAGTTAGCAGCTCGTTTACCGCAAAAGATTTGGGTGGATTTAGAACGATTAGTCGATGAGCGGATTCACTTTCAACCAGGGGCAGAATTGTTAAATCTTGACCCGGATATTTATCAGGTCTTACATGAGGCTTGGAGGTCGTCACGTTCATTATGGATGCGCTATTACACTGCAGGCAGGAATGAAGAATCGGAACGTATTGTTGACCCCTATTATTTGGATATTTATCGGGGTAGTAACCCCTATTTAGTTGCTTTTTGTCATAATCGCCAAGCATTTCGGGAGTTCCGTTTAGACCGTATTCGAGAATATCGAATCTTAGATGAGCATTTTGAACCTGACCCTAGCTTTGACTGGAAAAAGTATAGTCAGAATGCGTTTCAAGTGGAAAAGGGCGATCGCCTTCATAAAGTAGTGATTGATTTTGCATCGAGGGCTGCTCCCTATATCAGAGAGCGGGAGTGGCATCCCTCCCAAAGGATTGATGAGCATCCTAACGAGTCTTTGACATTGTATCTGGAAGTGGGAGGACTTCAGGAGGTGAAGCGGTGGGTGTTAGGTTACGGCAAGGATGCTTTGGCCAAGTCTCCACCGGAACTGGTCAAATTGCTTCAGGAAGAGACTGAGGCAATGGCCCGACAAAACGAAATTGGAGGTTGGGAGTAA
- a CDS encoding HNH endonuclease, which yields MKDNRYSPDWTAIATTKKQSVNWVCERCGVQCLKPGEDKELSKEERYRLRMAVHHCDYNPANNSPSNLMALCLPCHLHYHRRQQGNVTPGQLSLEFC from the coding sequence GTGAAAGATAATCGTTATTCTCCTGACTGGACTGCGATCGCCACCACCAAAAAGCAGTCCGTTAATTGGGTCTGTGAACGGTGCGGGGTGCAATGTCTTAAGCCTGGAGAGGATAAAGAGTTGTCAAAGGAAGAACGCTATCGGCTCAGGATGGCGGTTCACCATTGCGATTACAATCCAGCTAATAATTCCCCTAGTAATTTGATGGCCCTTTGCTTGCCTTGTCATCTCCACTATCACCGCAGGCAACAGGGGAATGTCACACCAGGACAGTTATCGTTGGAATTTTGCTAG
- the arsC gene encoding arsenate reductase (glutaredoxin) (This arsenate reductase requires both glutathione and glutaredoxin to convert arsenate to arsenite, after which the efflux transporter formed by ArsA and ArsB can extrude the arsenite from the cell, providing resistance.), with the protein MIVIYHNPDCGTSRNVLQLIEAAGYLPQVIEYLKEGWTKPQLLGLFAAADLTPRSALRTTKSPAAELNLLEETVTDAQILDAMVEYPILVNRPIVCTPKGVRLCRPSEVVLDLLDQWPSGPFAKEDGELILDEQGNPVKLGLSTTH; encoded by the coding sequence ATGATTGTTATTTACCACAATCCAGACTGCGGCACATCAAGAAACGTTTTACAGTTGATTGAAGCGGCGGGTTATTTGCCCCAGGTCATTGAGTATTTAAAGGAAGGTTGGACAAAGCCCCAACTCTTAGGATTATTTGCGGCGGCCGATCTAACACCCCGCAGTGCCCTACGAACAACCAAGTCTCCTGCGGCTGAACTGAACCTGTTAGAAGAAACTGTAACGGATGCTCAAATATTAGATGCAATGGTGGAGTATCCGATTTTGGTAAATAGGCCAATTGTCTGTACTCCCAAGGGAGTCCGGCTCTGTCGCCCTAGTGAAGTTGTTTTAGATTTGTTGGATCAGTGGCCTTCTGGCCCATTTGCCAAAGAAGATGGTGAACTGATACTGGATGAACAGGGAAATCCTGTCAAACTTGGATTGTCTACTACTCACTAG
- a CDS encoding type II toxin-antitoxin system HicA family toxin yields MPKIPRLTAKQAEKMLLDAGFELLRSEGSHRIYGKQSRRVVIPFHSGKILHPKIVKQVIQAIQND; encoded by the coding sequence TTGCCTAAAATACCGCGTTTAACTGCAAAACAAGCTGAGAAAATGCTCTTGGATGCTGGGTTTGAATTGTTACGAAGTGAAGGTAGCCATCGTATTTATGGCAAACAATCACGCAGAGTTGTAATTCCATTTCATTCTGGCAAAATTTTGCATCCAAAAATTGTTAAGCAAGTAATTCAAGCAATTCAAAATGATTAA
- a CDS encoding type II toxin-antitoxin system HicB family antitoxin has translation MHQILTIIEKDEFGYYAYCPALEGCQTQGDSLEEVEQNIKEAIALYLSTLTKEEKQKLFDKELTAMMTEVQVA, from the coding sequence ATGCATCAAATTTTGACCATTATTGAAAAGGATGAGTTTGGCTATTATGCTTATTGTCCTGCTTTAGAGGGTTGTCAAACTCAGGGAGATTCTTTGGAAGAAGTTGAGCAAAATATCAAAGAAGCCATTGCATTATACCTTTCTACGTTGACGAAGGAGGAAAAACAAAAACTCTTTGATAAAGAGTTAACTGCAATGATGACAGAGGTTCAAGTTGCCTAA